CTCGATATTCAAACAAAAAAAGAATATGAAAACAGCGAGTATTATAATTGTTTTATGAAAAAATATGGTTTTTACAACAATACAGGAGTATTTCTTGTAAGAAACTCTAAAATAACCGGGTTAGTAGACTTTGTGTCAGAGAAAGAGGAAAAAAGCATAACGGAAAATGAAATGATGTGTTTGGAAATACTTTCAAGGTATTTAGCACCAAGGGTGTACGATCACACTCAACCGCCTTACAATAAAAACAGAAGCTCTCTTCCAAATAGTCCTTTAACTGCCAGAGAAGAAGAAGTATTACTGCTCGTCCAGCGAGGATATTCCAATAAATATATCGCACAAACTCTGTTTATCAGTGTGAATACCGTAAAAAAACACATCCAGAGTCTCTACATAAAATTCGATGTGAATAATCGGACAAGCCTCTGTTTTAAAGTTTCCTCAATATAAATTTTACTTGCAGTCTTCTGCTTTATGAGTATTTAAATATACTCTCTTTTACCCATACGATTAAGACATGAAGTATAAAATCAGCTATTAGAAAAATTCGGCTTCCCGCTAAGTCCTTATGGCGGAAGCCGTAGTTTGTCTTGTACTTTGATCCTTTTACAAAGTTAAAACATTCCTAAAATATAAAAATAAAAGCTATCCTTCATTTTTTAAAGGATAGCTTTTATTCTTAGTCTATGCTGCATGAGATGCTTCGCTGTCTTGCTTTTTCTTCTTATATTTCATTATTTGAGCTATATACCAAACGATGACCAGTGACGTCAGGGAGAATCCGATGATCATCGATAACTGATAGTTCAGGTTTAACCCTTCCGGTGCATAAAAGATATAAGTACAAACGACACCTGTCATAAAAATAGCCGGGACCCCGCAAATCCAGTGTAGTTTCTGATGTTTTAATAAAAATATCGCTGCGGTCCACAGCATAAACGTTGCCACAACTTGATTTGTCCATCCCACATATCTCCATAAAAACGTGTAGTCAATTGTTGCTAAGAAAAAGGTCGGAATCGCAACAGGAATGCTAACGAACAATATTTTTATTTTACTTTCCATATTAATAAACTTCGCAAGCACATCCGCTAAGATCATTCTAGAGGAACGGAGGGCCGTATCCCCTGTTGTGATCGGTAAAATAACTACGGTCAAGATCGCGAGGATTCCGCCGATTGTTCCAAGCAGCGACGTTGAAATAGCGTTAACAACGCCAGAAGGCCCTCCTGCATCAAGAGCTCCTTGTAAGCCTGTTGTCCCATTGAAAAACGTCATTCCAGCAGCCGCCCAGACAAGCGCAATCACACCTTCTGTAATCATGGCACCATAAAAAATCTTGCGGCCATCGGATTCTTTTTTCATCGTGCGAGCTATAATAGGACTCTGTGTACTATGAAAACCTGAAATGGCACCGCATGAGATCGTAACCATAAGAAGCGGCCAAACTGGCAATTCGCCAGGATGTAAATTTTCGACGGTTACGTTTGGTATCGGCTGTTCAGAAAACAGCAGTGCAATCGCTACGGCAGCCGCCATAATCAGCAAGATAGCCCCAAAAAGAGGATAAATGCGCCCAATGATTCGATTAACCGGCAAAATCGTGGCAATCACAAAATAAGCAAAAATAAGAGACAAGGACATAATAAAACTAAGCGATGTAATTTGAGAAATTAATTGGGCAGGACCGGCAGTGAACGCAGCAGCCACTAAAATCATTAAAACTAATGATACCCCATTAATAAAAGCTTTCGCATACTTCCCCAAATACCGTCCAACTAGAGAAGGAAATTGAGCACCATTATGGCGCAAAGACATCATTCCAGAAAAATAATCATGAACCGCACCTGCAAAAATACACCCAACGACAATCCAAATAAAGGCAACCGGTCCATATAACGCACCCGCAACCGCACCATAAATGGGTCCTAAACCAGCAATATTTAATAATTGAATCAAATTACCTTTCCACCAGCTCATTGGAACGAAATCTAAATTATCTCTTTTTGTATAAGCCGGAGTAGATGCTTTGTCATCTATCAAAAAAACTCGTTCTACGAATTTTCCATACACTATATAACCAACTATAAGTAAAAGGATTGCTCCCAAAAAAGTGATCATGCTGTTTCCCTCCTGCTGTTGTTCCTCTATCAAATATGAACATACTAACACTTATTTATAGTCGAATCAATCTGATTAGTCGATCTTTTTTAAAAAGTCTAAAGTACCAGATATTCAATTTCTTTATTCGTTTAAAAGGGAACACGTCAAAATTATAGTTAGGGCTCGTTTATTTTGTATAATAACGTCGACAAATGTAAAACGATTAAAACAGGGTATTTGTTTATTTTGTAGAAATGAATAGTATATGGGTAACGTCATTACAAAACGATACACACTAAAGAAGGAAGGTGAATGGTATGTTTAAATGGTTGCCACATAAAGAGCAAGAAATGTGTGAGAGAAAACTTACCAGGGTTATGAAGCGTTTAAAAATTGAAAATTTCAATTTCAATTGGGATCGAAGCAGCTGTTTTATTGAATTTAGTTATCAAGAAAAGTCGTATAAGATGGAACACTCTGTTCTAAAAGCGAAAAAAAAGGGTATTATTTTAAGGAACGGATTGGATTGTTTACTCGAATTAATTCAATCCCTTGAAGATTTGTGTGAAATTATTGAAAGAGGGACGTATAAACTCGAAACTTGGCTTCACGGTATGAAACAGTCATCGGCAGCTGAAGAGATCCCTGAATATGAAGAAGAATTCCATATAAGATATAAGACATTACGAAAACAAAAGACAGAATCTAACAGGAATGAAGATTTTGTCCAAGTTGCACCGGAAGCCTCTCTTCGGAATTTTAACCGGGCTCAGATTCTTCAACGAACTGAGCGTGAATAAGGACTTAACTTGAAAAAACGCTTACCTCCATATACTTTTTCTCTTCCTACTTTTTTAAAAATAATCCTATATGCTTAAAAATAAATTCATTTAAAAATGGACCATATGTAAAACAGGCGCTTTCTTATTTAAGAATGGCGCCTGTTTTCTAGAAGTGAATAAGGTTACGGGAAACATTGAATGATTTCTTTAGCAATAGCTGTACTTTTTCTTGCTTCTTTATCAAACATTACGTTAACAACAGTACCCTCTAATATCCCTTCTTCTTTTTCGTTCATGATGGTCTGTTCAAAAGTGAAGCTTTTTCTTCCTATCTTTACTGGCTTCGTTTTTATTCGCAGCTGTTCTCCTAGTCTTGCTTCTTTCTGAAAGGAGATGTCTAACCTTACTACTACTGTCCCTAAGTTTTGTTCTGCCATATCGGCAAAAGATAGGCCAGCCTCTCTATACCAATGGCCGCGTCCTTTTTCTAAGTATGTTACAAAAACACTATTGTTGACATGACCTACTTCATCAATATCCTCTTCTTTGACTTCCACTTCGGTATAAGTTATCAAACAGCATCACTGCCTTCCGTATTTGCGATCTATGTCTCTTATTTTGACAATAGGTTTGAAATTCCTTTTTATTTTTGTCAACGTGTATAAACACAATTTGATGCTTGAAATGCCGTACTGGTCGAACGAAGATAAGGTGATTAAAAAAGGCAGTCTATTTAAACTTCTGCTGGACAACCTTTTTAGTAAGAAGCTAATCAAATGGAAGTGAATTCTTTTGCCCTTGAGAAACAGGCCATTTCGATTCTACCCATAAACCAATCTCGACAACCAGAGTGACTAATACCATCCATGCCCAAAACGACAAGAAACTTTCATGAAAATCATACATTGCATTCATATAATAAGGGTTTTCATGCATTGTCCATGAAAAGGCGTAAAACATTCCAAAGGTAAAATTCCTTGCCCACTGACTAATATTGTAAGTGAAAACCCCTTCTTTCCAGCCAAATTGCCGGACTCGTTTTACGGCTCTTATTATTTCAATCATCTCAACAATAATCAATAACGTAAACACAACCAACCAAAAAATCATTATAAATAAGGCCGACATCCATTGAGATGAAACGATCGCCAAGCCTGTAATGGATAAGGCCCCATGAATAATACAATTGGTATTCGTCCAATCCTCTGTAAGAGACCATTGTTTTGCTTTTCCATAACGAATCCCGATCATAAACATGCCGCATATATAAAAGAAAATACCAAGCACCATGACAACTAATTCCAGTACATCCGGAAGAAACGGAAATACTTCTACCCACACGATTACAAGCGATTGAGTTGCAACGGTTGACAACAAAATAACACCATGGATGGAGTGTCTTCTAGGCCGCTGAAATAATTGTTTAAAGTTATATACACAACTGACCAGGAAAAGAAACCAAAGTATGGTGTTTATTACCCCCATGACTTGGACCACTGCACTTAATTCAGGAAAATACTTTATGATGACGTTACATAAAACCGAGATCCCGGCAATCCAAGTTCCCGTCACAAAAGAATTAACTGGATTTTTTAAAAAGGGAAGTAAAAAATCTTTATGAAAAAATTGAAAAGTGAGAGATTTATAAACCAGCAATGCTATCACCGCAAGCACTACGGTAAGTGTCTCTCCCATTATATGATCTAAGAAAGGAAAGGCTTCAATTGCAGCATAAAGAAAAATTCCCAGGGCCATAATTACAGATCCTGAAGCAGGATTTATTATTTTCATATTATCTTTGGACCTCATACCCATCTCACCCGCTACTTTAATCATACACCCTAACATTATATGACTACTTGCCTTTATGGAAAAGTACTTCTTGGAGTTTGTGTGATAACTTTATTGAAAAACAGCCATAACTAAGTGCCTCCAACGCTTTATTTTTGGTATAAAGGCTGGGTGACTTTTTTCTTACTATTCAATTAATAGGAGGTAAAATATTAGTAACGTAGAAGATTGATTGAATGATGAAAAGTATACAACAAGGTCTTTCCTTTATTTTAAGGATTGGCCTTTTCACCCGAGCTGGTTAAATTGTATAACATTTGGAGGATGAGAGGAGTATTTATATGACGGAAAAAAAGGTATTTGCTTTTGATGTTTACGGTACCTTATTTGATGTTCTTTCTATAGCAAAAACATGTGACGAATATTTTCCCGGCTTTGGAGACGCTATTAGTGCGATGTGGAGAGAAAAACAAATTCAGTACACATTTTTGCGTCAGGCCATGGGAAAATACCGCCCGTTTTCTTCTGTAACAAGGGATGCCCTGCAATTTGCAGCAGCATGTTATGATAAAGAGCTTACGGCCTCACAAGAAGATAAACTCCTAGAAGCATACAATTCTCTAGAGCTCTATCCCGAAAGTAAACAAGTTTTACAAACGTTAAAAGATCACCAATATTTACTGCTAGTTTTTAGCAACGGCTCTCGTGATATGCTTGAACCGCTTTTAAAACAAGCTGGAGTCGATACATACATCAACCATATTTTGAGCGTGGATGACGTAAAACAATACAAACCATCACCCGCCTCTTACCAGTTGATTTTAGATAACATCAATTACCGCCGCGACAAAATAACTTTTTTATCAAGCAATGGCTGGGATATCAGCGGAGCAAAAGCTTTCGGATTTACAACTGCTTGGATTAACCGCTTCGGACAGCCCGTAGAAAAGCTTCAACTCACACCGGATTATACCTATACATCGTTGCTGCCGCTTATGAATTGGTGAAATAGGCGGAACGTAAAACATGATGCCTGGACACTTGTTCCGTTTTATAAACAAAGCGGCGATATGACGCCATCCTAACGGTACTGTGTCCAGATGCATACAGAATAATAAGTACACTTCTATTTCATAATTTTTCTCTCTATGACATTCTTCTATTGATGCAACATACTCCTAAAACATTTATGAAAGTACCTTATTTCTAAATGGATGATACATAAAAAAACTGTTCGGGCTTACCGGTCTTGTTTACTTTTTATTTCGATACATGAACATCGTAAGCGGAGCAAAAATGGTAGTTATAATGGCGGAGGCGAGCAATATCCATCCAACTTGTTCCCACGTAACAGCACCGTGCATAGACCCTCTAACCCCAGTGACGAGCAGTGAGATTGGATTAATTTCTACGAATCCCTGCAGCCAGGAAGGTAAGGTTTCAGGATCAACGAACACGTTGCTGACAAACGTCAACGGAAAAATCACCATCATGCTTGCCATCATAAGTGATTTTTCTGAGCGCATGATTAACCCGAGTGTCGTCCAGACCCATGATAAACTGAATGAAAAGATCAACAATAATATCAGCGCCC
This DNA window, taken from Alteribacillus bidgolensis, encodes the following:
- a CDS encoding response regulator transcription factor, which produces MISHSFSKNNYKKVVSFMDELSSTDKNFRKEVLLAFERWFGFHQMNFWLCDENNDLYDPVTLNTDESITKDYLKNYLSMDQLTPHKLAHIVPRRRVISLLDIQTKKEYENSEYYNCFMKKYGFYNNTGVFLVRNSKITGLVDFVSEKEEKSITENEMMCLEILSRYLAPRVYDHTQPPYNKNRSSLPNSPLTAREEEVLLLVQRGYSNKYIAQTLFISVNTVKKHIQSLYIKFDVNNRTSLCFKVSSI
- a CDS encoding carbon starvation CstA family protein — encoded protein: MITFLGAILLLIVGYIVYGKFVERVFLIDDKASTPAYTKRDNLDFVPMSWWKGNLIQLLNIAGLGPIYGAVAGALYGPVAFIWIVVGCIFAGAVHDYFSGMMSLRHNGAQFPSLVGRYLGKYAKAFINGVSLVLMILVAAAFTAGPAQLISQITSLSFIMSLSLIFAYFVIATILPVNRIIGRIYPLFGAILLIMAAAVAIALLFSEQPIPNVTVENLHPGELPVWPLLMVTISCGAISGFHSTQSPIIARTMKKESDGRKIFYGAMITEGVIALVWAAAGMTFFNGTTGLQGALDAGGPSGVVNAISTSLLGTIGGILAILTVVILPITTGDTALRSSRMILADVLAKFINMESKIKILFVSIPVAIPTFFLATIDYTFLWRYVGWTNQVVATFMLWTAAIFLLKHQKLHWICGVPAIFMTGVVCTYIFYAPEGLNLNYQLSMIIGFSLTSLVIVWYIAQIMKYKKKKQDSEASHAA
- a CDS encoding acyl-CoA thioesterase, which gives rise to MITYTEVEVKEEDIDEVGHVNNSVFVTYLEKGRGHWYREAGLSFADMAEQNLGTVVVRLDISFQKEARLGEQLRIKTKPVKIGRKSFTFEQTIMNEKEEGILEGTVVNVMFDKEARKSTAIAKEIIQCFP
- a CDS encoding haloacid dehalogenase type II, whose product is MTEKKVFAFDVYGTLFDVLSIAKTCDEYFPGFGDAISAMWREKQIQYTFLRQAMGKYRPFSSVTRDALQFAAACYDKELTASQEDKLLEAYNSLELYPESKQVLQTLKDHQYLLLVFSNGSRDMLEPLLKQAGVDTYINHILSVDDVKQYKPSPASYQLILDNINYRRDKITFLSSNGWDISGAKAFGFTTAWINRFGQPVEKLQLTPDYTYTSLLPLMNW